Proteins from a genomic interval of Xiphophorus maculatus strain JP 163 A chromosome 7, X_maculatus-5.0-male, whole genome shotgun sequence:
- the LOC102229666 gene encoding arylsulfatase D-like, with the protein MLAPLLLSLLLASGSDVKGEVEDKKPNFVLMMVDDLGIGDIGCYGNDTIRTPNIDRLASEGVKLTQYIAAAPLCTPSRAAVMTGRYPLRSGMAGTGRVQVVLFLGGSGGLPPNETTFAKRLQKQGYTTGLVGKWHLGVNCESRGDHCHHPNQHGFSYFYGLPFTLFNDCVPGEGSDVLVDLRLALQHLTLLLGLGLLTMVCVRLSGLLEVSLWLLVLLFFVSIVAAAVWYVPFGLLQTWNCIIMRNQDVIEQPMTVETLPQRLLAEAQNFIKRNADHPFLLFFSLAHIHTPLFTTPAFAGKSRHGRYGDNLEEVDWIIGKITETVDSLGLANNTFMHFTSDHGGHLEDSDSRIGQKGGWNSIYKGGKAMGGWEGGIRVPGIFRWPGRLAAGRVVDEPTSLMDLYPTLKYLAKDTQPDRHLDGYNLMPLLEGKAARSKHEFMFHYCGGYLNAVRWHPTDSNSIFKVHFFTPNFFPPGAGGCYDTKVCLCHGQHVTHHNPPLLYDIFHDPSESRQLTPETEPRYAEILQQIAKAVEKHKSTFPSKEGSDDVQVQTNTIHNQMSWEKILWRPWLQPCCGTFPFCGCKEDKNIYK; encoded by the exons ATGCTGGCACCTCTTCTTCTTTCCCTGCTCCTGGCATCAGGAAGTGATGTCAAAGGGGAGGTGGAGGACAAGAAGCCCAACTTTGTCCTCATGATGGTGGACGACCTCGGGATTGGGGACATAGGATGCTATGGCAATGATACCATCAG AACTCCCAACATAGACAGACTGGCTTCAGAGGGAGTAAAACTGACCCAGTACATTGCAGCAGCTCCTCTCTGCACTCCAAGCCGGGCCGCTGTGATGACAGGCCGTTATCCACTTCGCTCAG GGATGGCTGGCACAGGCCGTGTCCAGGTAGTGTTGTTTCTCGGAGGTTCAGGGGGACTTCCACCTAATGAGACCACCTTTGCTAAGAGGCTGCAGAAACAGGGATACACCACCGGCCTAGTTG GTAAATGGCACCTGGGTGTGAACTGTGAATCCAGAGGTGATCACTGTCATCACCCAAACCAGCATGGTTTCAGCTATTTCTATGGCCTGCCATTCACCCTTTTTAATGACTGCGTTCCTGGGGAGGGCAGCGATGTGCTGGTAGATCTTAGGCTTGCACTCCAACATCTAACCCTACTACTTGGACTGGGACTTCTTACAATG GTGTGTGTCCGTCTCTCTGGGCTCCTTGAAGTTAGCCTTTGGCTACTGGTGCTACTTTTCTTTGTCAGTATAGTAGCAGCAGCTGTGTGGTATGTCCCCTTTGGGCTTCTTCAAACCTGGAACTGCATCATTATGAGGAACCAAGATGTGATAGAACAGCCCATGACAGTGGAGACACTGCCCCAGAGACTGCTGGCGGAAGCACAAAATTTTATAAAGAG GAATGCTGATCATCcgttcctcctcttcttctctttggCTCATATCCACACGCCTCTGTTCACAACGCCTGCCTTTGCTGGGAAGAGCCGCCATGGTCGCTATGGTGACAACCTAGAAGAAGTGGACTGGATCATTG GTAAAATAACGGAAACTGTGGATTCACTTGGCCTAGCCAACAATACCTTCATGCATTTTACTTCAGACCATGGTGGGCATTTAGAAGATTCTGATTCTCGTATCGGCCAGAAAGGAGGCTGGAACAGTATATATAAAG GTGGGAAGGCGATGGGGGGCTGGGAAGGGGGCATCAGGGTGCCTGGTATTTTTCGCTGGCCTGGCAGACTGGCAGCAGGAAGAGTAGTTGATGAGCCTACAAGCCTCATGGATCTCTACCCCACCCTGAAATACTTAGCCAAGGACACCCAGCCAGATAG ACATTTAGATGGCTATAACCTCATGCCACTGCTGGAAGGGAAAGCTGCACGATCAAAGCATGAATTCATGTTCCACTACTGCGGTGGGTACCTAAATGCAGTACGGTGGCACCCAACTGATA GTAACTCCATTTTCAAGGTGCATTTTTTCACGCCAAACTTCTTTCCGCCGGGTGCTGGGGGTTGCTATGACACTAAGGTTTGCCTGTGTCATGGCCAACATGTGACCCACCATAACCCACCGCTGCTGTATGACATTTTCCACGACCCTTCGGAGTCCCGACAACTGACCCCTGAGACTGAGCCTCGATACGCTGAAATCCTCCAGCAGATTGCCAAAGCCGTAGAGAAACATAAGAGCACCTTTCCAAGTAAAGAGGGATCGGATGATGTTCAAGTTCAGACCAACACAATTCATAACCAAATGAGCTGGGAAAAGATTTTGTGGAGACCCTGGCTGCAGCCATGCTGTGGGACCTTCCCTTTTTGTGGGTGCAaggaagacaaaaacatttataaatag